The genomic DNA CAGGGCGAAGACGCTTCCGCCGATCTGCGCGCCTCGGAGGTCCGTTTCACCCGCTTCTTCAACTCGACGCCGATGGCGATTGCCGGCGTCGATGCCAGCGGACGCATCCTGCGCACCAACGCGCCGTTCCTGTCGCTGTTTTCATCCGTCGTCGACCGCGACGCCGTCGACCGGCGTGTGCGCTTCGAGAGCGTCGTGCATGAGCGCGACCGGCCGGCCTTTGCCGCCGCCTTCGAAAAGGCGCGACAGCGCCAGGCCAACATCGAGCCGATCGACTCGCTGCTGCCCGGCAATGACGAGCGCCACATCCGCTTCTACGTCAACGCTGTGGCCGACAGCGCCGGCGCCGAGGGGGCTGAGGAGTCGGCCATCGTCTACGCGGTCGAGACCACCGAACAGAAGGCGCTCGAGGGCCAGATGGCGCAGAGCCAGAAAATGCAGGCGGTCGGCCAGCTCGCCGGCGGCATCGCGCACGACTTCAACAACGTGCTCACCGCCATCATCATGGCATCAGACCTTTTGCTCACCAACCACCGTCCGTCGGATCCGTCCTTCCCCGACATCATGAACATCAAGCAGAACGCCAACCGCGCGGCGTCTCTGGTGCGACAATTGCTCGCCTTCTCGCGCAAGCAGACGCTGCGCCCGGAAGTGCTCAATCTGACCGATGTCCTGGCCGACCTCAGAATGCTGCTCGCCCGCCTCGTCGGCAACGACATCCGCCTGAAGATCGACCATGGTCGCGATCTGTGGCCGGTCAAGGTCGACATCGGCCAGTTCGAGCAGGTGGTGGTCAATCTCGCCGTCAATGCGCGCGACGCGATGCCCGCCGGCGGGGACCTTACGGTGCGCACCCGCAACGTCACGGGCGAGGAGTGCAAATCCTTTGCCTACCGGGAGCTCACGCCGGCCGATTATGTGCTGGTCGAGGTCGAGGATACCGGCAGCGGCATCGCGCCGGACGTACTGAAGAAGATCTTCGAGCCGTTCTTCACCACCAAGGAGGTCGGCAAGGGGACGGGCCTCGGCCTGTCGATGGTCTACGGCATCATCAAGCAGACCGGCGGCTTCATCTATTGCGATTCCGAGGTCGGCAAGGGGACGGTGTTCCGCATTTTCCTGCCGCGCCACGTCGCGGAGGTGAAGAAGGCGAGCGAGCCTGTCGAGACGGCGGCCGCCGCGGTGCCGGCCAAGCCGGTCGACACGGTGAAGGATCTCTCCGGTTCGGCCACGGTGCTTCTGGTCGAGGACGAGGATGCCGTCCGCATGGGCGGCGTCAGGGCGCTGACCTCGCGCGGCTACACCGTTCACGAAGCGTCCTCCGGCGTCGAGGCGCTGGAGGTCTTCGAGGCTCTCGGCGGCAAGGTCGACATCGTCGTGTCCGATGTGGTGATGCCGGAAATGGACGGACCGACGCTGCTCGGCGAGTTGCGCAAGCGCCAGCCGGATATCAAGTTCGTCTTCGTCTCCGGTTATGCAGAGGACGCCTTCGCCAAAAACCTGCCTGCCGACGCGCATTTCGGGTTCCTGCCCAAACCCTTCTCGCTCAAGCAACTGGCGACCATCGTCAAGGATGTGCTGGAATCCTAAAACAGCAACCGCTTGCACATTGCGGCGACCCTGCCATGATGATGGAGACGGGGTAAGTTGCATGACAGGGAGTTAGCGTGACGCCGCACATCGAGGCGGGCAGGGGCGACTATGCCGGAACGGTGCTGTTGCCGGGCGATCCCGAGCGCGCCCAATGGATGGCGGAAACCTTTCTCGAGGCGCCGCGCTGCGTCAATCGCCGCCGGGGCGCCCTTGGCTTCACCGGCCGGTATCGCGGCAAACCGGTCAGCATCCATGCAACCGGCATCGGCGTCTCTTCCTTCCTCATCTATGCCCATGAGCTGCTGGACTATCATGGCGTGAAGACGCTGATCCGCACAGGAACATGCGGCGCCCTGACCGAGGAAGTGCCGTTACGCGGCGTCGTCGTTTCCAGTGCCGTCCGCGCCGAGGGTGCAATCAGCGGGCAGGTCTTCGGGCTGTACCAGCCGGCCGGCCCGGATCAGGCGCTGCATGCGCTGGCGCTGCGGCGGGCCGCCGATCTCGGCATCGCCTGCAGCGCGGGGCTCACGGTCTGCAGCGACGTGTTCTATCATCCCGACGGCCGCGCGCGTTTCGACGAGTTCAGGGCGCTCGGCGCGCTGGCGGTCGACATGGAAACCAGCGCGCTCTACCGCATCTCGGCGCAGTTCGGCGCGCGCGCCCTGTCGCTGCTGACTGTGGTCGACCACGTCGCCACCGGCGAGCAGACCGATTATTCCGAACGCCAGGCGCTGTTCACCGACATGACACGGCTGGCGCTCGAAGTGGCCGCGAGCAGCTAGGCGGCCACCTGTTTCAGCGCTGCCTGCTCCTGCACCGCTGGTCGGTGACCGCGCAGATAGAGCGCGCAGGTCGTGCGCAGCATCGAAGCGAAGTTCGGGATCTGGCCGTTGATCTCGATCGCCTCGTCATAGAGGGTCGAGATGAATTTGGGCGTCGTCAGGCCCTGGCTTTCGGCGATCTCGTCGAGCAACGCCCAGAACGTCGCCTCTAGCTGGATGCTCGTCGAATGCCCGTCTATGCGGATCGACCGGTTGATCTGCCGGTTGCCTCCCGGATCCTGCCCGGCAAAGACCCTGCACATCGTTTTCCTCCCGTTCTTGTTGGTCTTGGGCGCCGATTGAGCGTTGGCGCCTCTTGAACACTGCCTGCGCTTGCATCTTCGGCCTGACGGCCAGTGACGGCAATCAGACTTTCGTCCTCAAAACCGGCGCGACACTAGCCGTTTTCCAGGCGCATGCGTGGTAATCGGCTGCCACCACCTTTTTTCGCCGGCGCGCATAATCGGCCTATAAAACACGAAAAGCTGCGGAGTCCGATTTGGCGAAGGCGATCCACACCATGATCCGGGTTCTCGACGAGGCCCGGTCCGTCGATTTCTACAGCAAGGCCTTCGGTCTCGACGTCGCGCAGCGGCTCGATTTCGAGACCTTCACGCTGATCTATCTCAGCAACGCCGACTCTCCATTCGAGGTCGAGCTGACCGTGAACAAGGGGCGCACAGAACCCTACGCGCTGGGCGATGGCTACGGCCATCTCGCGCTCTCCGTCGTCGATCTCGACAGCGAGCACGATCGGCTCGGCGCGCTCGGATTCAATCCGAAGAAGATCGTGGAATTCAACCGCGACGGAGCGCTATTCGCCCGCTTCTTCTTCATCGAGGATCCCGACGGCTACAAGATCGAGGTCCTGCAGCGGGGAGGGCGCTTCCAATAGGGGACAAATGCCGCGCGGACCGGCGCGGCGCCAGCAACGGCATCCGGGGAGGATGCGAACAGCAAGCAGGGAGGAAATTATGGTCACGATCTATGAACGGAAGCCGCATGAGAGGCAGCTTGGCCTCTCGCGGCGCGAGCTTCTCAAACGCGGCGGTGCAGGTGCGCTGCTCATCATTTCGGGCACCGCCATCATTAGTCCCGAACATGCCTGGGGCCTGGAAACCTCGGCGCTGAAGCCCGAGACGATGGCGACGCTGATCCAGGTGGCGCGCGACATCTATCCGCACGACCAGGTACCGGACAAATACTATGCCATCGCCGTCAAGGGCCATGACGAGACCGCCGCCAAGGATCCGGCCTACAAGGAGCTGATCGAGAAGGGCGTCGCCGATCTCGACAAGAAGGCCGGCAAGGGTGGCTATCGCGCACTTGGCTGGGAAGAGCAGCGGGTCGCGCTGCTGAAGGAGGTCGAGAAGACGCCGTTCTTCCAGGCGGTGCGCGGCGGCCTGGTCGTCAGCCTGTACAACCAGAAGGAGGTGTGGCCCATCTTCGGTTACGAGGGCGAATCCTTTTCCAAGGGCGGCTACATCGCGCGCGGCTTCGACGACATCGAGTGGCTCTGAGCCGCTCTGTCCTTGAACCGCTTTTGACCGATTTCATGGGAGGAAACCATGGCAGCACAATTTGATCTCAAGAACGACGGCGTGGTCGTCATCATCGGCTCGGGCGCCGGCGGCGGCACGCTCGGCAACGAACTCGCCCAGAAAGGCATCGACGTCGTCATCCTCGAGGCGGGCGCGCGCCACGAATATGAGGACTTCATCAACGACGAATGGGATTCCTTCACCCAGCTCGCCTGGAAGGACAAGCGCACCACGTCGGGCGACTGGCGCGTGGCGAAGGATTTTCCGAACCTGCCGGCCTGGATCGTCAAGTCCGTCGGCGGCTCGACCACGCACTGGGCGGGCGCGTCGCTGCGCTTCCAGGAGCATGAATTCAAGACGCTTACGACCTACGGCAAGATCAAGGGCGCGAACCTTCTCGACTGGCCGGTGACGCTCGCCGAAATGGAGCCCTACTACGCCAAGGCCGAAGCCAAGATGGGCGTGACGGGCACCAACAACTGGCCACGGCTGCCGGGCAACAACAATTTCAAGGTGCTCAAGGCCGGCGCCGACAAGCTCGGCTACAAGGAATGCCACACCGGCAACATGGCGATCAATTCGGTGCAGCGCGACGACCGCAATTCCTGCCAGCAGACGGGCTTCTGCTTCCAGGGCTGCAAGTGGGGCGCAAAATGGTCGACGCTCTATACCGAGATCCCGAAGGGCGAGGCGACCGGCCATCTCGAGGTGCGGCCGAACTCCATGGCGATCAAGATCAACCATGATGCCTCGGGCAAGGTGACGGGCGTCGTCTATGCCGACAAGGACGGCAAGCTGCAGGAGCAGAAGGCGCGCATCGTCGCCGTCGCCGGCAATTCTATCGAAAGCCCGCGGCTGCTGCTCAACTCCGAATCGAGCAAGTTCCCGCACGGGCTTGCCAATTCATCGGGGCAGGTGGGCAAGAACTACATGCGCCACACGACCGGCTCGGTCTATGCCGTCTTCGACAAGCCGGTGCACATGTATCGCGGCACCACCATGGCCGGCATCATCCGCGACGAGGCGCGCCACGATCCTTCGCGCGGCTTCGTCGGCGGCTATGAGATGGAGACGCT from Mesorhizobium sp. M1E.F.Ca.ET.045.02.1.1 includes the following:
- a CDS encoding ATP-binding protein is translated as MAKETRGDFYPVPIVDQNTRPGAVTRLIVFIVVLTGAAIVFGLFRERLGDPFLLGMLGVLAMIGVGFLFATAIGFVQIAPRSTSDELSKAFVDSMSQGLLVTDTKGRVVYANRAYADMTGAASATDLKTVEGLLSDVPEASMTIYRLASGLRDGQAGDGEFRLAQSIKPGAEPGARWYRARARAFSVPGERLPMLAWQIADISQERAEQERFFLDLQKAIDHLDHAPAGFFSADQEGRVTYINATLAEWLGIDLASFTPGAVTLPEIVAGDGMALVRSVKADPGTTRNAVIDLDLTTMSGQALPVRFMHRVSASREGVNGPTRTIVLNRTQGEDASADLRASEVRFTRFFNSTPMAIAGVDASGRILRTNAPFLSLFSSVVDRDAVDRRVRFESVVHERDRPAFAAAFEKARQRQANIEPIDSLLPGNDERHIRFYVNAVADSAGAEGAEESAIVYAVETTEQKALEGQMAQSQKMQAVGQLAGGIAHDFNNVLTAIIMASDLLLTNHRPSDPSFPDIMNIKQNANRAASLVRQLLAFSRKQTLRPEVLNLTDVLADLRMLLARLVGNDIRLKIDHGRDLWPVKVDIGQFEQVVVNLAVNARDAMPAGGDLTVRTRNVTGEECKSFAYRELTPADYVLVEVEDTGSGIAPDVLKKIFEPFFTTKEVGKGTGLGLSMVYGIIKQTGGFIYCDSEVGKGTVFRIFLPRHVAEVKKASEPVETAAAAVPAKPVDTVKDLSGSATVLLVEDEDAVRMGGVRALTSRGYTVHEASSGVEALEVFEALGGKVDIVVSDVVMPEMDGPTLLGELRKRQPDIKFVFVSGYAEDAFAKNLPADAHFGFLPKPFSLKQLATIVKDVLES
- a CDS encoding DeoD-type purine-nucleoside phosphorylase, whose protein sequence is MTPHIEAGRGDYAGTVLLPGDPERAQWMAETFLEAPRCVNRRRGALGFTGRYRGKPVSIHATGIGVSSFLIYAHELLDYHGVKTLIRTGTCGALTEEVPLRGVVVSSAVRAEGAISGQVFGLYQPAGPDQALHALALRRAADLGIACSAGLTVCSDVFYHPDGRARFDEFRALGALAVDMETSALYRISAQFGARALSLLTVVDHVATGEQTDYSERQALFTDMTRLALEVAASS
- a CDS encoding ribbon-helix-helix domain-containing protein, coding for MCRVFAGQDPGGNRQINRSIRIDGHSTSIQLEATFWALLDEIAESQGLTTPKFISTLYDEAIEINGQIPNFASMLRTTCALYLRGHRPAVQEQAALKQVAA
- a CDS encoding VOC family protein, which encodes MAKAIHTMIRVLDEARSVDFYSKAFGLDVAQRLDFETFTLIYLSNADSPFEVELTVNKGRTEPYALGDGYGHLALSVVDLDSEHDRLGALGFNPKKIVEFNRDGALFARFFFIEDPDGYKIEVLQRGGRFQ
- a CDS encoding gluconate 2-dehydrogenase subunit 3 family protein, yielding MVTIYERKPHERQLGLSRRELLKRGGAGALLIISGTAIISPEHAWGLETSALKPETMATLIQVARDIYPHDQVPDKYYAIAVKGHDETAAKDPAYKELIEKGVADLDKKAGKGGYRALGWEEQRVALLKEVEKTPFFQAVRGGLVVSLYNQKEVWPIFGYEGESFSKGGYIARGFDDIEWL
- a CDS encoding GMC family oxidoreductase, with amino-acid sequence MAAQFDLKNDGVVVIIGSGAGGGTLGNELAQKGIDVVILEAGARHEYEDFINDEWDSFTQLAWKDKRTTSGDWRVAKDFPNLPAWIVKSVGGSTTHWAGASLRFQEHEFKTLTTYGKIKGANLLDWPVTLAEMEPYYAKAEAKMGVTGTNNWPRLPGNNNFKVLKAGADKLGYKECHTGNMAINSVQRDDRNSCQQTGFCFQGCKWGAKWSTLYTEIPKGEATGHLEVRPNSMAIKINHDASGKVTGVVYADKDGKLQEQKARIVAVAGNSIESPRLLLNSESSKFPHGLANSSGQVGKNYMRHTTGSVYAVFDKPVHMYRGTTMAGIIRDEARHDPSRGFVGGYEMETLSLGLPFMAAFLNPGGWGRSFTTALDHYDRMAGLWIVGEDMPREENRITLHKDEKDEHGMPIADVHFDDHANDTAMRDHAYKQGQALYAAVGATRTFPTPPYPSTHNLGTNRMSEKAADGVVNKHGQTHDIKNLFVSDGSQFTTGGAENPTLTIVSLAIRQADYIATQMSAKSI